One region of Culex pipiens pallens isolate TS chromosome 2, TS_CPP_V2, whole genome shotgun sequence genomic DNA includes:
- the LOC120424575 gene encoding perlucin-like: MQFKAASVVLVLAVALVLFGAVGKAVVEDPILYNVATQVSSCAETKRYFIYNDKELTFFEAWHQCRSYGLRLAMVNSVVDDAKLKLAFAEKDFSQKEVYWIAATNIGRNGSYVWITDNTPVIYTNFLPQQPDNYGGDEHCIEVGHGGIGTTQWNDRQCEKKSRYICELKNGGC; the protein is encoded by the coding sequence ATGCAATTCAAAGCAGCTTCAGTGGTTTTGGTGCTAGCTGTAGCTCTGGTTTTATTTGGCGCAGTTGGAAAAGCTGTCGTTGAAGACCCAATCCTGTACAACGTTGCCACACAGGTTTCTTCCTGTGCAGAAACCAAGCGGTACTTTATCTACAACGACAAAGAGCTTACCTTCTTCGAGGCCTGGCACCAGTGCCGATCTTACGGACTCCGGCTGGCCATGGTCAACAGTGTTGTGGATGATGCGAAGCTGAAGTTGGCGTTTGCGGAGAAGGACTTTAGCCAGAAGGAAGTATATTGGATCGCCGCGACGAATATTGGAAGAAACGGAAGCTATGTGTGGATCACAGATAACACACCGGTCATTTACACAAACTTTCTTCCACAACAACCGGACAACTACGGAGGAGATGAACACTGCATAGAGGTGGGACATGGTGGAATAGGTACTACTCAATGGAACGATAGACAGTgtgaaaaaaagtcaagatacaTTTGTGAGCTAAAAAATGgtggatgttga